One region of Peribacillus simplex genomic DNA includes:
- a CDS encoding cupin domain-containing protein has product MTKEIFSVKDFEKKYVARLKDRTLDWNVLKFQEEIDPAYRRAQMRYIGRGATANNDTNVIAGEHFTLSTMVLPPGCIGPLHLHDDVEEVFFILEGEVTALIQEDSYSEVHEIKLSARDCISSPPGVYRGIRNDGDVEARMLVMLGAVKPNLPTYPEGSELEELRKQRSKEREAIIKD; this is encoded by the coding sequence ATGACAAAAGAAATTTTTTCAGTGAAAGATTTTGAAAAAAAATATGTTGCCCGATTGAAAGACCGTACGCTTGATTGGAATGTCTTGAAGTTCCAAGAAGAAATCGATCCAGCTTATAGACGTGCACAGATGAGATATATAGGACGAGGTGCCACTGCAAATAACGATACAAATGTAATTGCAGGTGAACATTTCACTCTAAGTACAATGGTTCTACCGCCGGGATGTATCGGGCCTTTGCATCTTCACGATGATGTTGAAGAAGTGTTTTTCATTCTTGAGGGTGAAGTCACGGCGTTAATTCAAGAGGATAGCTACAGCGAAGTGCATGAAATTAAACTAAGTGCGAGAGATTGCATCAGCAGTCCGCCAGGGGTTTATCGGGGAATTAGGAATGACGGGGATGTTGAGGCGCGCATGCTCGTAATGCTAGGGGCAGTGAAGCCTAACTTGCCAACATATCCTGAAGGCAGTGAACTGGAAGAACTGCGGAAACAACGCTCAAAAGAAAGAGAAGCCATTATTAAAGACTGA
- a CDS encoding VOC family protein — translation MLGITHLRHISMITPNFDDQAEFYEKVWGLDRVDAPEEENTVYFRGAGPEHHILSLHRGEKRGLHHISFGMVDKNAVDRAAGILQSKGVRIIEPPGYLDEAGAGYGLRFIDPENRVIELSAWVEVQTSIWNKKNVDPVKLNHVVMNTKNLDMIVEFYTDVLGFKVTDWSEHQMSFLRCNRKHHSIAFNQDEHASINHIAYEVDSVDELMRGISNVRKAGLSELWGPGRHGPGDNIFCYFQDPGGFVMEYTCYLETIEDESEWRARVWKRVPHLMDQWGIAGPPKPEARKAMGGDPDPGWVNSVIDDSVTAEK, via the coding sequence ATGCTTGGGATTACTCATTTACGGCATATTAGCATGATTACTCCGAATTTCGACGATCAAGCAGAGTTTTATGAAAAGGTTTGGGGACTGGATAGGGTGGATGCTCCGGAAGAGGAGAATACGGTTTATTTTCGGGGTGCAGGACCGGAACATCATATTTTAAGCCTTCATAGGGGAGAAAAACGTGGTTTGCATCATATATCTTTCGGCATGGTCGATAAAAATGCAGTGGATCGTGCAGCGGGGATATTACAATCGAAGGGCGTTAGAATTATTGAACCACCTGGCTATTTGGATGAAGCAGGTGCTGGTTATGGATTACGGTTTATTGATCCGGAAAACCGCGTGATAGAGCTTTCGGCTTGGGTTGAAGTTCAAACGTCAATTTGGAACAAGAAAAATGTTGATCCAGTGAAACTTAATCATGTTGTAATGAATACGAAGAACTTAGATATGATCGTTGAGTTTTATACAGATGTACTTGGTTTTAAAGTTACCGATTGGAGTGAGCATCAAATGTCATTTCTGCGATGCAACAGGAAGCATCACTCCATTGCCTTTAATCAAGATGAACATGCGTCAATCAATCATATCGCATACGAAGTCGATTCAGTGGATGAACTGATGCGCGGCATAAGCAATGTGCGAAAAGCGGGACTGTCAGAACTTTGGGGACCTGGACGTCATGGACCTGGAGACAATATTTTTTGTTATTTCCAAGACCCAGGCGGTTTTGTTATGGAGTATACATGTTATCTGGAAACGATTGAAGATGAATCGGAGTGGAGAGCACGTGTATGGAAACGTGTACCACATTTAATGGATCAATGGGGGATTGCAGGGCCGCCGAAACCGGAAGCCCGCAAAGCAATGGGAGGAGATCCCGATCCGGGCTGGGTGAATTCTGTTATAGATGATTCAGTAACGGCCGAGAAATGA
- a CDS encoding SDR family oxidoreductase has translation MDLGLQGKVAVIMGGTSGVGLKTAEMFLAEGAKVAICGRSTERMESAQSQLLSFGEKADIFASTCDVTSKSDVDSFINGTAERFGGIDILVNAAGQSVMGHFFDITDEQWDEQIQLKFFAIIYAVRASHPHLVKRGGGRIININATLAKEPERHMVATAAARAGLLNLSKTLSQELAFDNILVNSVSLGLIRTDQWERRRLKNAPDMDPEEYYGELAKKRNIPLGRVGEAEEVASVIVFLASDKASYVAGSTIETAGAIGKAL, from the coding sequence ATGGATTTAGGATTGCAAGGTAAAGTGGCTGTCATTATGGGAGGCACGTCGGGTGTAGGATTAAAAACAGCAGAAATGTTTTTAGCTGAGGGAGCGAAAGTGGCTATATGCGGCAGAAGCACAGAGCGAATGGAAAGTGCACAAAGTCAACTACTCTCATTTGGTGAGAAGGCGGATATCTTTGCATCAACCTGTGATGTCACCTCAAAATCGGATGTGGATTCTTTCATTAATGGTACGGCTGAGAGGTTTGGCGGGATCGATATATTGGTGAATGCAGCCGGTCAAAGCGTCATGGGTCACTTTTTTGACATTACGGATGAGCAGTGGGATGAACAGATTCAATTAAAGTTCTTTGCCATCATATATGCCGTTCGTGCTTCGCACCCTCATTTAGTGAAAAGGGGAGGGGGGCGGATTATTAATATTAACGCAACGCTTGCTAAAGAACCTGAACGTCATATGGTAGCGACGGCAGCAGCAAGGGCTGGTCTCCTTAATTTAAGCAAAACCTTGTCCCAGGAATTGGCCTTTGACAATATATTGGTTAATTCAGTGAGTCTTGGATTGATCCGGACCGATCAATGGGAGCGAAGAAGATTGAAAAATGCGCCGGATATGGATCCGGAAGAATATTACGGGGAACTTGCGAAAAAACGGAATATCCCTCTCGGCCGCGTAGGGGAAGCGGAAGAAGTGGCCAGTGTCATTGTTTTCCTTGCTTCAGACAAAGCAAGTTATGTAGCGGGTTCGACGATTGAGACGGCAGGAGCGATCGGAAAGGCACTTTAA
- a CDS encoding thiamine pyrophosphate-binding protein, with protein sequence MKIQEEIEFTTSDSIVKELVQAGVGVAFGIVSIHNMPIYDAILREGSIKLICSRGESGAVNMADGYARATGKLGVVITSTGTGAGNAAGSLVEAWAAGVPLLHLTGEVDSSYLGTGKGYIHECKDQLSMMRGACKNAVRLRNPAQSAAVVRKVIQEALTAPTGPVTLEIPIDFQSAIIEDLSLEELRVSAFETNSKPFIPEQAVKKMVGARRPVIWAGGGVISANASHELQKLAEILGAAVITSQSGKGSIPENHEQCIGHFAAYETTKEFLRNADLLISVGVRFRGNETSNWKVPVPEEHIAIDADWQAINRNYKATLGLVGDAKDMLAGIIQKLEENSVNAEPSYLQEVLSLRNEVRAQLRETLGPYAEFLDGMREILPDDTILVRDVTVQANVWGSRLFEIYEPRTSIHASGGGIGQGLPTAIGAQIGCQDKTVVLMAGDGGFMVNVGEMVTAAEENLPVIIVLFDDSGYGVLRNIQTAAYGRQVAVDLLSPDFVKLAESMHFDAVRIGSGDEFISELKKAKERRKPSMIVVDMEAVGPMAKPFGGPPGAAEAFKPKKL encoded by the coding sequence ATGAAAATACAAGAAGAAATAGAGTTTACGACCTCCGATTCCATCGTAAAGGAGCTGGTTCAAGCAGGAGTGGGCGTTGCTTTCGGGATTGTCAGTATTCACAATATGCCCATCTATGATGCAATTCTTAGAGAAGGTAGCATTAAACTCATTTGTTCACGCGGAGAAAGCGGTGCCGTCAATATGGCTGATGGCTATGCCCGCGCCACTGGGAAATTGGGTGTGGTGATTACCAGTACCGGAACAGGGGCAGGAAATGCTGCTGGTTCACTAGTGGAAGCTTGGGCAGCTGGTGTCCCCCTTCTTCATCTTACCGGTGAGGTCGATTCTTCTTATCTTGGTACAGGCAAAGGATACATACATGAGTGTAAAGACCAGCTTTCAATGATGAGAGGTGCTTGTAAAAATGCAGTGAGGCTTAGAAACCCTGCCCAATCAGCAGCGGTTGTAAGGAAGGTGATCCAAGAAGCCTTAACTGCACCAACTGGACCGGTCACATTGGAAATTCCCATTGACTTTCAATCGGCAATCATAGAAGATCTTTCACTCGAGGAGCTACGAGTTTCGGCGTTTGAAACAAATTCAAAGCCATTTATTCCCGAACAAGCCGTGAAAAAAATGGTTGGAGCACGCCGTCCTGTGATATGGGCCGGGGGTGGGGTCATAAGTGCCAATGCTTCGCACGAACTGCAAAAATTGGCGGAAATCCTTGGTGCAGCAGTGATAACCAGTCAGTCAGGAAAAGGTTCGATCCCAGAAAATCATGAACAATGTATAGGACATTTTGCGGCCTATGAAACTACAAAAGAGTTTTTGAGAAATGCGGATTTATTGATTAGCGTAGGTGTAAGATTTAGGGGAAATGAAACATCCAACTGGAAAGTACCGGTTCCAGAAGAACATATAGCGATAGATGCAGATTGGCAGGCAATTAACCGCAACTACAAAGCCACACTAGGTTTGGTTGGCGATGCAAAAGATATGCTAGCTGGCATCATTCAAAAGCTCGAAGAAAACTCAGTGAATGCGGAACCTTCTTACTTACAAGAAGTTCTTTCGCTTAGAAATGAAGTGCGCGCTCAACTCCGGGAAACGCTTGGCCCTTATGCGGAATTTTTAGATGGCATGAGGGAGATATTACCTGACGATACCATTTTAGTTCGAGATGTAACTGTGCAGGCAAACGTATGGGGCAGCCGTTTATTTGAAATCTATGAACCGAGAACCTCCATTCATGCATCTGGGGGTGGAATTGGTCAAGGTCTTCCAACAGCAATCGGTGCCCAAATAGGGTGTCAAGATAAAACTGTCGTTCTTATGGCTGGAGACGGAGGCTTTATGGTGAATGTCGGGGAAATGGTTACGGCCGCCGAAGAAAACTTACCAGTTATCATCGTATTGTTTGATGACTCAGGTTATGGGGTTCTGCGAAATATTCAAACAGCCGCATATGGCCGGCAGGTTGCCGTGGATTTATTGAGTCCCGATTTTGTGAAGCTGGCTGAGTCCATGCATTTCGATGCTGTACGGATTGGTTCTGGAGATGAATTCATATCCGAATTGAAAAAGGCAAAAGAAAGACGTAAGCCTTCCATGATCGTTGTTGATATGGAAGCTGTGGGACCAATGGCAAAGCCATTTGGGGGACCACCAGGAGCTGCGGAAGCATTTAAGCCCAAAAAACTGTAA
- a CDS encoding aldehyde dehydrogenase family protein, which produces MISTYPFVSGKYLVNGEWIEMPEKVDVINPANRSEVVGQVAICSGDIVNEAIEAAEYAFESWSRSDVRDRANRMNSAAEELSKVIEENVTVFVRENGKTLVEAKKDLLRCVEVMKGCATELLDWWKPEVLQGNQKVQIRRRARGVTAIITPWNSPMILTFKRVIPAVLAGNAVVVKPATNCPLTIMTYLKVVAEHFPPGVINIVSGSGKAIGDTLCSDSRVRTVAFVGSTETGKNIMQKSAGNLQKVYMELGGNDPAIILEDATMDEAAIKRLRMGILRAAGQVCSAVKRVYVQESRFDEVVEKLTKEFSRMVVGDGIQPDVTMGPLNNKAQYDFVNGLIERTAKSGANIITSGIQHNPEAWDKGYYMLPSIITDVNQQSEVVRVEQFGPVIPILPFNDIEEAVKLANDSEFGLRASVWTENEEIAIDMADRLEAGAVFHNNHTVFSDLALDFPGLKESGVSRETRHCGLEFFADSYGFAN; this is translated from the coding sequence ATGATTTCGACATATCCATTTGTTTCAGGAAAATACCTTGTTAATGGAGAATGGATAGAAATGCCGGAAAAAGTGGATGTGATAAATCCGGCAAACAGATCGGAAGTAGTTGGCCAGGTGGCAATATGCTCTGGGGATATCGTGAATGAAGCGATTGAAGCGGCAGAATATGCTTTTGAAAGTTGGTCTCGTTCTGATGTCAGGGATCGGGCTAACCGGATGAACTCGGCGGCAGAAGAACTTTCAAAAGTAATCGAGGAAAATGTTACAGTGTTCGTACGTGAAAATGGTAAAACACTAGTTGAAGCTAAAAAGGATTTGCTACGATGTGTTGAAGTCATGAAGGGCTGCGCTACAGAGTTACTTGATTGGTGGAAACCTGAAGTGCTTCAAGGAAATCAAAAAGTCCAAATCCGAAGAAGGGCAAGAGGCGTCACGGCAATTATAACTCCGTGGAATTCTCCAATGATATTAACGTTCAAAAGGGTCATTCCTGCTGTCTTGGCAGGCAATGCCGTTGTAGTGAAACCTGCAACGAATTGCCCGTTAACGATAATGACCTATTTAAAAGTAGTTGCTGAACATTTCCCACCAGGAGTCATCAATATAGTCTCAGGATCAGGAAAAGCAATCGGTGATACACTTTGTTCCGATTCCCGCGTCCGGACAGTGGCGTTTGTCGGTAGTACTGAAACCGGAAAAAATATCATGCAGAAATCAGCTGGAAATCTACAAAAAGTATATATGGAACTCGGCGGCAACGACCCTGCCATTATTTTGGAAGACGCCACTATGGATGAAGCGGCAATCAAACGTTTGAGGATGGGGATTTTACGAGCTGCAGGCCAGGTGTGTTCTGCTGTTAAACGAGTGTACGTCCAAGAATCACGTTTTGATGAGGTTGTTGAAAAGCTGACCAAAGAATTTAGCCGGATGGTAGTTGGTGATGGCATTCAGCCTGACGTAACGATGGGTCCATTGAATAATAAAGCACAGTATGACTTTGTGAATGGCTTGATCGAACGTACAGCTAAGTCGGGAGCAAACATAATCACCAGTGGCATTCAACATAATCCTGAAGCTTGGGATAAAGGTTATTATATGCTTCCTTCTATTATTACTGATGTCAATCAGCAGAGCGAAGTGGTTCGTGTGGAACAATTCGGACCTGTCATTCCCATCCTACCATTCAATGATATTGAGGAGGCTGTGAAATTAGCGAATGATAGTGAGTTTGGCTTGCGTGCATCTGTTTGGACTGAGAATGAAGAGATAGCTATTGATATGGCAGATCGACTCGAAGCTGGTGCGGTTTTCCATAATAATCATACCGTTTTCAGTGACTTGGCTCTCGACTTCCCTGGATTAAAAGAAAGTGGTGTTTCCCGGGAAACAAGACATTGTGGGCTGGAATTCTTTGCGGACTCATACGGGTTTGCTAATTGA
- the nadX gene encoding aspartate dehydrogenase: MRLGLIGCGNIGKFLLQAINNDGLLPGGKIVSIYARREEIAAQLAEEFRTQPFNDVDELLKSDVDLVIEAATIEAAEEYAFKVLKSGKNLLLSSLGVMANAAFEEQSNLICKNNNVNIFLPSGAIGGLDVLKSAKAVNGLESVCITTRKPPNALPAGSSMEEETVLFDGSAAEAIKQFPRNINVAIVLALAGLGSEKTKVKIIADPSVLKNIHLIEASGSFGKLKLEVENDPMPNNPKTSYLAALSVLATLQNKEKSVQIG, translated from the coding sequence ATGAGGTTAGGCTTAATCGGATGCGGCAATATCGGGAAATTTCTGCTTCAGGCAATAAATAACGATGGGCTTCTTCCAGGTGGGAAAATCGTTTCGATTTATGCCCGCCGTGAAGAAATCGCAGCTCAACTAGCTGAAGAATTCAGGACACAGCCATTTAATGATGTTGATGAACTACTTAAATCCGATGTAGATTTAGTCATAGAGGCTGCAACGATTGAAGCTGCTGAAGAGTACGCATTTAAAGTGCTTAAAAGCGGGAAAAATCTCTTACTAAGCAGCTTAGGCGTGATGGCCAATGCTGCCTTTGAAGAACAATCAAACCTGATTTGCAAAAATAATAACGTGAATATTTTCCTTCCGTCTGGTGCGATTGGAGGTCTTGATGTACTTAAATCGGCAAAAGCGGTGAATGGTCTTGAATCTGTTTGCATCACCACGAGAAAACCGCCAAACGCATTACCTGCAGGTTCTTCAATGGAAGAAGAAACGGTTTTATTTGATGGGTCGGCTGCAGAAGCGATCAAGCAGTTTCCGAGAAACATTAATGTTGCGATTGTGCTGGCTTTGGCTGGTCTAGGATCTGAAAAGACAAAAGTGAAAATCATTGCCGATCCAAGTGTACTGAAAAACATCCATCTAATAGAAGCGTCAGGTTCGTTCGGGAAACTCAAACTCGAAGTGGAAAATGATCCGATGCCAAATAATCCTAAAACGAGTTATTTAGCCGCATTAAGTGTTTTGGCTACTCTGCAAAACAAGGAAAAGAGCGTTCAAATCGGATAA
- a CDS encoding aromatic ring-hydroxylating oxygenase subunit alpha encodes MLKTDKSLEEMSKQQVVNYLNETVKPEEGVIPAYLLGDQKVYDIEHEKVFLKTWVFVGHESEVPNKGDFLTRELAGYSLIITRDGEGEIRAFYNMCTHRGMKLCRADKGNKSLFTCPYHGFNFKNTGELVGVPLQKDIYGSTLDRSEMGLHKVKLDSYKGLLFGTWNEDAEPLEEFLGDIKWYLDILVGRAEMEVIGVPQRFVVNSNWKVGSDNFVGDSYHTMVTHGSIAKLGMVPNATYSKRGFQIHMDNGHGLNLGTPNPDFAFPAELKDEFKSNLSEEQYEVLSNLKNMIGNVFPNLSFLISHTKIKDQFISNTSIRMWRPIGHNKMEVIAWMLVEKNASQDWKDRSRDSFILTFSPSGIFEQDDTEVFTDITEAAQGPMPFLKNLTYNYTMGLHRDPVDFIGPGIAYDDKFTEASQRNFYKYWLELMTK; translated from the coding sequence ATGCTTAAAACTGATAAGTCCCTGGAAGAAATGTCGAAACAGCAAGTTGTTAACTATTTGAACGAAACGGTTAAACCAGAGGAAGGCGTTATACCTGCATACCTCCTTGGAGATCAAAAGGTTTATGATATAGAACATGAAAAAGTGTTTTTGAAAACATGGGTTTTTGTCGGCCATGAATCTGAAGTACCCAACAAAGGAGATTTCTTGACCCGTGAACTGGCTGGCTATTCGCTCATCATAACCCGTGACGGTGAAGGGGAAATCAGGGCGTTTTATAATATGTGCACACATCGCGGAATGAAACTATGCCGTGCTGATAAAGGAAACAAGTCTTTATTTACGTGTCCCTATCATGGATTTAACTTTAAAAACACTGGCGAACTAGTGGGGGTACCACTTCAAAAGGACATATATGGGAGCACACTTGACCGCTCAGAAATGGGCCTTCACAAAGTGAAGCTTGATTCTTATAAAGGCCTTTTATTTGGAACTTGGAATGAAGACGCTGAGCCGCTTGAAGAGTTTCTTGGAGATATTAAATGGTATTTGGATATACTCGTAGGACGCGCAGAAATGGAAGTTATCGGGGTCCCGCAAAGATTCGTTGTTAATTCCAATTGGAAAGTGGGTTCCGATAACTTTGTTGGTGATTCCTATCACACGATGGTCACACACGGATCCATTGCAAAACTTGGCATGGTACCCAATGCCACCTATTCAAAGCGTGGTTTTCAAATCCATATGGATAACGGCCATGGGCTGAACTTAGGGACACCTAACCCTGACTTCGCTTTCCCGGCAGAATTGAAAGATGAATTTAAAAGTAATTTGTCTGAAGAACAATATGAAGTTTTATCAAACTTAAAGAATATGATTGGGAACGTTTTCCCCAACTTATCATTTTTAATTTCCCATACAAAAATCAAAGACCAGTTCATCTCCAACACTTCAATTAGAATGTGGCGGCCAATTGGTCACAATAAAATGGAAGTGATCGCTTGGATGCTCGTCGAAAAGAACGCCTCCCAAGATTGGAAAGATAGATCAAGAGATTCGTTTATCTTGACCTTTAGCCCATCCGGTATTTTCGAACAGGATGATACGGAAGTGTTTACAGATATTACTGAAGCAGCCCAGGGCCCAATGCCTTTCTTAAAGAATTTAACCTATAATTATACCATGGGTCTTCATCGTGACCCTGTTGATTTCATAGGACCGGGCATTGCTTACGATGATAAATTCACAGAAGCGAGCCAACGGAATTTTTACAAGTACTGGCTGGAGTTGATGACGAAATGA
- a CDS encoding aromatic-ring-hydroxylating dioxygenase subunit beta — protein sequence MNVEKMLLKCEFEQWLYDEAQLLDDIEFDDWFDLMHSSLRYQMPVRINKEGVERPDYSTEMFTFNDDIELLRLRVDRLKTDYAWAEIPPSRTRRFVSNVRVKDFVEGEKAVIKSYLLIYRSRSTDIQHDLISGERNDEFIFEEGKWKLAKRIFIVDQTTINTRNLAIFV from the coding sequence ATGAATGTGGAGAAAATGTTGCTTAAATGTGAATTTGAACAGTGGCTGTATGATGAAGCACAATTACTGGATGATATTGAATTTGATGATTGGTTCGATCTAATGCATTCAAGCTTGCGCTACCAAATGCCCGTTCGCATTAATAAAGAAGGGGTGGAACGCCCGGATTATTCAACGGAAATGTTTACATTCAATGATGATATTGAGCTGCTGAGACTGCGCGTGGATCGTTTGAAAACAGATTATGCATGGGCGGAAATACCGCCATCAAGAACACGCCGTTTTGTCTCTAACGTGCGCGTTAAGGACTTTGTTGAAGGTGAAAAGGCAGTCATCAAGAGCTATCTTCTTATCTATCGAAGCCGGAGCACGGATATTCAACACGATTTGATTTCGGGCGAACGAAATGATGAATTCATATTCGAAGAGGGTAAATGGAAACTTGCCAAACGGATATTCATCGTTGACCAAACAACGATAAATACCAGGAATCTTGCTATCTTCGTATAA
- a CDS encoding SDR family NAD(P)-dependent oxidoreductase — MAMALKDKVVLITGGNSGIGEAVTRRFIHEGAKVSIIGRSIETLKKMKEEFGEGILVHQGDVSKYEDNERAVQATVRQFGKLDVFVANAGVFDGFAKFADVTPDALSEAYDFLFDINVKGSFFGAKAALDELQKSNGNIIFTVSGASFYPDGGGVWYTASKHAQIGLMRQLAFELAPNIRVNAVAPGGTLTALSVIPPLSPFVKIVDNDTKASSIKKRNPLQLAQMPEDHVAAYVLLASDEARAITGEVISSDGGLSVRGLG, encoded by the coding sequence ATGGCAATGGCGTTAAAGGATAAAGTAGTGTTGATTACCGGAGGGAACTCTGGTATAGGGGAAGCTGTCACTAGACGTTTCATACATGAAGGAGCAAAAGTCAGCATTATCGGCCGCTCAATAGAAACGCTGAAGAAAATGAAGGAGGAATTTGGTGAAGGGATTCTTGTTCATCAAGGCGATGTAAGCAAATATGAAGACAATGAGAGGGCTGTACAGGCCACTGTCAGGCAATTCGGAAAGCTGGATGTTTTCGTTGCTAATGCTGGAGTCTTTGATGGGTTTGCCAAATTTGCCGACGTAACTCCCGATGCACTTTCCGAAGCATATGACTTTCTGTTCGATATTAACGTTAAAGGATCTTTCTTCGGTGCAAAAGCCGCTCTTGATGAACTGCAAAAATCGAATGGCAATATTATTTTTACTGTATCCGGTGCTAGTTTCTATCCTGATGGCGGCGGGGTTTGGTACACAGCAAGCAAGCATGCTCAAATAGGGTTAATGCGCCAACTTGCTTTTGAACTCGCTCCGAATATTCGGGTAAACGCTGTGGCGCCTGGTGGCACACTGACGGCATTATCGGTCATTCCTCCTCTAAGTCCATTCGTTAAAATCGTGGATAATGATACGAAGGCCAGCAGCATAAAGAAAAGAAATCCACTTCAGCTTGCCCAGATGCCCGAAGATCATGTAGCTGCTTATGTCCTGTTAGCATCGGACGAAGCGCGTGCAATTACCGGTGAAGTCATTTCCAGCGACGGTGGTTTGTCAGTTCGTGGACTGGGTTGA
- a CDS encoding VOC family protein: protein MAESLLGNRNINQLAFVVKDIETANLAFTRLLGIKKAEPFLTGDSSVSKVTFRGVPTESKSKLAFLNTPTVQIELIEPDKNPGTMREFLDEVGEGIHHIAFDVDSIQKRLPIMEKSAYPALQTGEFTSSDGRYVYVDTLDNHKTLVELLESEEPRKTAWERPEDERVQPLLGTNKVEQLALVVKDLDAAADAYCKLLGIEKPPIIHSGSTEITNVIYKGKPTEGESRYMFIDTPLIQVELIEPGESPSTWKDHLETNGEGVHHISFVVKDMEGKMKMLEEMGYPVIQTGNFFNGKGRYAYMDTISTFKVIIELLERFDG, encoded by the coding sequence TTGGCAGAATCTCTATTGGGCAATAGGAACATTAATCAACTTGCATTTGTTGTTAAAGATATTGAAACTGCTAATCTAGCTTTCACAAGACTGCTAGGCATTAAGAAGGCAGAACCATTTCTAACTGGTGACAGTTCTGTTTCGAAAGTGACTTTTAGAGGTGTACCAACGGAATCAAAATCTAAACTGGCTTTTCTGAATACACCAACCGTCCAAATTGAACTAATAGAACCAGATAAAAATCCAGGAACGATGCGTGAGTTCCTGGATGAAGTAGGTGAAGGGATCCACCATATTGCTTTTGATGTAGATTCTATCCAAAAGAGACTGCCAATCATGGAGAAAAGTGCATACCCAGCTTTGCAAACGGGTGAATTCACTTCAAGTGACGGCCGGTATGTATATGTGGATACACTAGATAATCACAAAACGTTAGTTGAGCTGCTTGAAAGTGAAGAGCCAAGAAAAACGGCATGGGAAAGACCAGAAGATGAAAGAGTTCAGCCGTTATTAGGGACTAACAAAGTGGAACAGCTTGCGTTAGTTGTAAAAGACCTGGATGCGGCTGCAGATGCATATTGTAAGTTGTTGGGTATTGAAAAACCTCCCATCATTCATTCTGGATCAACCGAAATTACAAATGTGATTTACAAAGGGAAGCCCACTGAAGGAGAATCTAGATACATGTTCATCGATACCCCGTTAATTCAGGTTGAATTAATCGAGCCGGGCGAATCACCTAGCACATGGAAAGATCATCTTGAAACAAATGGTGAGGGAGTTCACCATATCTCTTTTGTCGTTAAAGATATGGAAGGTAAAATGAAGATGTTGGAGGAAATGGGCTATCCGGTCATACAGACAGGTAACTTTTTTAACGGAAAAGGGCGATATGCCTATATGGATACAATATCGACCTTTAAAGTGATTATTGAATTACTAGAACGTTTTGATGGGTAA
- a CDS encoding twin-arginine translocase TatA/TatE family subunit, translating into MFSNIGIPGLILVLVIALIVFGPKKLPEIGRAFGRTLTEFKSATNGLVSDEKDKEEQNNPELTTGEKKLDKSSVS; encoded by the coding sequence ATGTTTTCAAATATCGGAATTCCAGGTTTAATATTAGTACTTGTCATTGCCTTGATTGTTTTTGGACCAAAAAAGCTGCCGGAAATCGGCCGGGCTTTTGGACGTACTTTAACTGAATTCAAAAGTGCGACCAATGGATTAGTATCTGATGAAAAAGATAAAGAGGAACAGAATAATCCTGAGTTAACGACTGGTGAAAAGAAACTGGATAAATCGTCAGTTTCATAA